From the genome of Acidimicrobiales bacterium:
CAGCGAGCGCCAGTCCTCGTGGCCGAAGTATGCATAGCTCGAGCCGCCAGCGACTACCAGCGTGTCGTACGGGATCGTCTGGCGAGGCGCACCTGCAATGGAGGGGGTCACGGCGAGCTCTCGCCGCGCCAGGTCGAACCCGGTCACCTCGCCCATGACGACCCGGACGCGACGATCGCGGCGGAAGATCCGGCGCAGGGGCACGGCGATCTCGCCGGGTGACAACGACCCGGTCGCCACCTGGTAGCTCAGCGGTTGGAAGAGGTGGTAGTTGTGCCGGTCGACGAGAGTGATGTCGACATTCGCTTTGCTGAGGGCCTTGGCCGCCTGGAGGCCGCCGAAACCTCCGCCGACGACGACACAGCGGCCACCATCGGCTGGGGACATGCCCCAGTCTCGAACGGCAGCCACCCGCGGTCAAGCCGGCCGTTGTCGACGGTCCATCCCAACGGAAACCCGTCCGCCTCGACGGGGCGGCGCAATCGTCCCCGTTCGATCCGACGGCGCCGCCTACACTGACCGAGTTCTATTCCGGCTCCTACGCATCGCTGGGGGTCGGCAGTGCGATCGGCGGGGAGGCTGGCGGTGGATGAGCTGGGTACCAATCGGATGTCGAGACGCTCGCTGGTGCGGTCGGGGCTGGCGTCCGCCGGGGGCATTGCTGCGGCGAGCGCGCTGGCGGCCTGCGGGTCGTCGGGCTCGACCTCAGCGGCCTCGACGACGACCACCGTGCCCGTGGCCAACGGCGACGAGGCCCTGCAACGGCTGCTGGCCGGCAACCGTCGATTCGTCCAGGGAGTGGCCATCAACCAGGGACGCGACAGTGTCCAGCGAGCGGCGGTCGCCGAGACCCAGACGCCGTTCGCCATTATCCTCGGCTGCGCGGACTCGCGCGTCACTCCCGAGGTGCTGTTCGACGAGGGGATCGGCGATCTCTTCCTCGTTCGGGTCGCCGGCAACACGGCCAATGAGGCGGCGCTCCTCGGGAGCATCGAGTACGGAGCAGCCGTGCTCGGCTCGGTGCTCCTGATGGTGCTGGGGCACGAGAGCTGCGGCGCGGTCAAGGCGACGATCGATCACGTCCAGAAGGGCGCCCAGGAGCCGGGTCACATCGAAGCCTTGGTCGACCCGATCATTCCCGCCGTGCAGGCGGTGCAGGGCCAGCCGGCCGACCAGCTGGTTGAGGCTGCCGTCCAGCAGAACGTCCGCCTTCAGGTGCAGCAGCTGAGCGCCTCGACCCCCTTGCTCGCACCGTTGGTGTCGTCAGGAAAGCTCAAGGTCGTCGGCGCGGAATACCACCTGACGAGCGGCCAGGTCCAGCTGGTGAGCTGACGCCCATCCAGCCGAACCGTGGTGTGGCAATGAGCCCGCCCAGCATGCGTGCGACTGCCGCGAGATAGTGGGCTTGTGACCGGGAGTCAGCGGATTGCATTGGGTGTTCTCGTCGCCGCGCTGATCGTCGGGCTCGGTTTCGTCGCGGGCGGATCTCTGGGGGAGATCGCGCTGGCGTTGGTGGTGCCGGTGGGACTGCTCACGCTCCTGGCCCTGACCCGCCGCCGGTAGCGACTCCGCCGGGTTCCGCCCGAACGCTAACCCGGGACGTGGTGGGCCTGGCTGGCGCGGAGGACCATCCAATCGGCGTCGCTACCCCTGACTGACGCCTTGCAGTTCTTGCAGACTCCCGCAATATCGACGTCGAGCGGTGCGCCGCAGTTCGGACACCGCTGACCGCTTGCGGCCCCGCCCTCGGTCGTGACCTTGCTCGACCGCCGGAAAACCCAGTCCTGCTCCCAGAACGCCATCTGGTGGTTCCCTCGCACGACCCGGCCCGACGCGGCGTCGACGTCGTAGTTGGCTGACGCGGCGCGAAAGCGCACCGTTATCACGTCGTGACCGTCATCGCTTTCTGCGTCCAGGATCGTGGCCTTGGCGACGGTCAGGTTGTCGAGCACATTGCGCTTTCCCGCGCTGCGATAGCTCTCGATCTCGGCCTTCTGGCGCTGCCAGGCCTCGTCCGCCATCACCGGTTGGCTCAGCTCCGGCCGCTGCTGGTTCCACGCCTCTTCCACGGCGAAGAAACATCGTTCCGCCGTGGCGAGGAAGGCGTCCTCGTCGAAGCCGGCGTCGTGGGCATGTATGGCGGCCAGCCCGGCCGCGACGGCGTCCGTGCGAGCCACGTGACGGGCCGGCGACGGGGCCATCGTGGTGGACCCTCCCGACGGCCACCCCTGGTCTGTGGATGCCGGCCAGCCGGGTGCCCTTGCCGGGTGCCTCGACCTACGGTGGCCGACGCTGACGAAGATGAGCACGAGCACGATGATGGGAACAAGGATGAACAGCACGCCGAGGCCGCCGGCACTGCCACCACCGCCGCTGCTGAATCCGCTGCCTCCGACGAAGGTGTGACTACCGCCCCCGCTGAAGCTCCCACCGCTGAAGCTCCCACCGCCGCCACCGATACCTCCGCCCGCTCGGGCTAGGAACGGGGCAAAGGTGATGAACATCGCCACCCCCCTGATCTGGGCCGAGCGTAGCGCAACGCTTTCGGACCCATCTCCGCCGGAGTCACGACGGTGAGATCGTCGTCCCGCCCAGATCGCTCATGAGCTGGTGGCTGGCGCCGAGCGACGCTGACGCGTCCCCAACGACGTTCGAGACCCACTGCGGCATCGACGACACGCTCTGACCACCGATGGAACGAAGGTCTCCCGAGACGGTGGAGAGGTCGGCCTCGAGAGTGTTCACGTCCCCCCGCATGGACGCGGGCCACGGGAGGCGCACGAGGTCATGGTCGGCCTGATCGACTGCGTCGGCGAACTGCACGGTCGGTCGGATCAGGGTCTCGGCCGACGCCGACGAGCCAACCGGGCCGGCGACCACCTTCTTGGCCTGGGCGCTCCACGCCCGCTCTGCGTTCTCGTACCGGATGACGAGGGACCCGTACCAGCGCCCGAGCGCGCTGAGGTCCACAGATCCGGCGACGGTGCCTCGGGCCTGGCTGGGGTCTCCACTGACGGCGGGGCCGCTCGCCGTGGCGACCACGATGGCTGCCGCGAGGACGCCGACGCCCGCCAAGCCAGCCGCCGCCAGGGACCAGCGCCGCCGGTGCCGGGCGGCGGTTGGACGAGGGGCGCAAGGCGGGTCGAGCGGCGGCACACCTTGCGTCTGCGCCGACGCTGCCATCTCGTCCCCCCTTCAGGGTCGTGCTGAGCCGAGATGCCCCAGCTGGTCCGTACATCTGACGAGGTCACTATGGGTGCAAGTCCTGACGCAATGCTGACCAGACTCTGACGAAACGCTGACGATGACGGGCGGGCCGAGCACGGGCGGGCCGGAACCAAACACGGGCCGGCCGAGTGCCGACAACCCATTCGGCGTGCCCGCAAGATCAGCCAGCGCGCCCACCAGGGCGATCTGGCCGGGCCATCTCCGGAGCAGCCGAGCCGCTCAAGACCAGGGCCAGCATCTTTCCGAACAGATCCTCTGGCGCCGAGTCAGGATCGCTGAGCCGAGCCAGCCTGATCCCGTTCCCCAGGGCGAAAACGCCGGCCACGAGGATGTCCGAGTCCAGAGGAAGCGGTACGCCGTCACGCGCCGCCCATTCTTCCATGGCACGAGCCATCGTCCGCCGCAGCTCACGGGCGCCCTCCGAGAACCGCGGCACCATCTCCGGGTTGCGAGCCAGGTAGATCGAGAACTCGACATCGAGGAGGGCCGCCTCGCGGTCCTGCTCCATCTGGCGCACGAAGAGCTCGGCCGCCCGAGCCGCGCGGTCCTCGATCGAGAGCTCGTCGGAGACCAGGTCCGGGATCGCCCGGGCGGGCTCGTCGAGCCGATCGTGCAGCACGGCCCTGATCAGGTCGTCCTTGCTCTCGAAGTTGGAGTAGACGGCCCCCTTGGTGAGGCCGGCCTCGTCGGCGACCTCCTCCAGGGAGGCCCCGGCGAAGCCTCGGCGGGCGAACACCGTCGCCGCGGCCGCGACGAGCCGTGACCTCGTGATCGCCTTCTTCTCCTCGCGGGTGGGCTTCTCAGGCCGCCCGGTCTTCGCCACCACGTCGATGATGCCCCCCCACGACCGCCAGCGGGACGATCTCGTCGTCCTCGCGATCTCGGGCTGCGTGCAGCGAGCCCATGAGCTGCTCGAAGCGCAGGGCCGCGGAGAGCCACGCCAGCGCGTCGGCCCGGATCGGGTCGCTCCCCTCGACCTCGCGTCCGCTCGTCATGGATGGACCTCCAAGGGCTCCTCGCATACCATCCAGTATGCAATACCTATGAGTATCACATACTGGTTGGTATCAGTCAAGGACGCTGTCGGTCGCCTCTAAACTGCTCCCGGGTCACTGTCCGGCGGTGGCAGGCCACGAGGGGGGAGAGCATGGGCGAGGAGGCGATCGGAAGGTCGGCGGGCCCCTTGGCCGGGCTGCTGCCCCGCCCGGGCGCCCAGACGGGCTCGATCGTCGTCGACGCGCCGGGCGACGGCCCCGGGCACTGGGCGGGCGGGCCGAGCGCCGCGTGGGTCGATGGCACGTTCTGGCTCGCTTACCGGCTCCGACGCCCGGTGGGCGCAGGGCGGGGGTACGCCAACGTGGTGGCCCGCTCGGCTGATGGCGAGCGCTTCGACACCGTCGCCGTCGTAACCAGCGATCAGATGTCGTGCGCCTCGCTGGAGCGCCCGGCACTCGTGCCGATGAAGGATGGCACGTGGCGCCTGTACATCAGCTGCGCCACGCCAGGGTCGCTCCACTGGCGGGTAGACGTCCTCGAAGCGGACGACCCCGCACGTCTCGCGCACGGACGGCGAGCCACCGTCCTGGCCGGCGACGCCACCACGGCGTGGAAGGACCCCGTGGTCTGGTGTCGGGGAGGCGTCTGGCAGATGTGGGTCTGTCGCCACCGCACGGACGTGCCGGCCGACGGCGACCGCATGGACACCTGGTATGCCACGAGCCCGGATGGGATCACCTGGTCGCTCGAGGGGGTCGCCATGCACGGTCGACCAGGGCGGTGGGACCAGCGAGGAGCGCGGATCACCGCAGTCGTGCCGGTCGACGGTGGGTATGCGGCGTACTACGACGGTCGGCCGACGGCCGACGACAATTGGGCTGAGCAGACCGGGATCGCCTTCGGCACCAGCCCGTCGCGCTTCGAGCCCCTGGGCGACGAGCCCTGGGCGACCCCGGAGGGGGGAGTGGGCGCACTTCGCTACATGAGCATCCTGTCCCTTCCGCGCGGCGGCCAGCGCGTCTATTACGAGATCGCCCGACCCGACGGCCCCCACGACCTACGAACCGAGTACGTGCCCCGGCCGGGGCTCGCCAGCCAGTCCTCGTAGCTTTCGCCGGTCAGATCCTCGAGGCGCCGGACGTCGTCGGTGAACCGGTCCGCCAGACGCTGACGGTCCGCGGCCGGGAGCTCCGGGCGGTCGCCGTTCCGGCGGTGGAGGGCGGCGAGCACCGGGGCACTGGCCCGGCGCCACACCCGAGGTGGAAACCATCGTCCGACATCGGCGCCGGCGCGCACGACCGCCTGGAGGGCCATGTTGACAGGTGTCGGCTCGACCCACGTCGAGACGTTCTCCGAGGGTGCCTCGGAGATGAGCCCGGTACGCACCCCGAGGAACTCACAGATGCGATCGAGGGTGCGGTCGTGCTCGTCGACGAGGTCCCGATAGCGCAGCACGTGCACCTGCTCAGGCGGGAACCATCGGTAGAGGTCCTCCAACTGCTCGCCGTAGCGCCCGAGCTCCAGGTAACGCCAGAAGGGCGCCCAACCATCCGCCACCCGCTCGGGCTCGACCAGGCAGGCCTGCATGAAGCTGGCCTCGGGCTCGAGACCATCGCACCACATGTGCGTCCAGTTGCTGTAGGCGCGGTCCACGGGATTCCGTAGGACGGCGATGAGCTTGACGTCGGGGACGAGCGCCTTCATCCGCCGATGAGCCTCCCGATCCCAGAGGTAGAACGGCGTGCTCTCGCCTCTGCGGGCGCCGGCGGGGGCCCCGGCAAAGAGCCGCTCGTACCGGTCGCGTTCCCAGATCCACTCCCGTACGCTGTGGGCGTCACCTGGCCCCCGCTGGGGCGTCGGCGGCCCGTCGCACATGAAGAACTTCGGCTCCTTGACCGGCGACAGGTACAGGTCGGGATGCCGGGCCAGAGCGACGTGCAGGGCGGTGGACCCTGCCTTGGGCGCCCCGATGATCAGGAAGTCAGGCAGGCCCGATCCAGCGGGAACCGTCATTCTCCATCATGTTCGGGGCATCGGTGGACTTCGTCAAGGGTCGTCACCCACTATCCATCCACCATTCACCGATTTCCTCATCCCAATTGCTAGGACCCGCTCGTGGCCAGGCGGGGCTGCGACGACGAGGGGGATCTCATCGAGATGGCGGGAGAGGTTCCAGCGCGTCAGCTCACGCGTCGACAGCTGCCGGTCCTGACCGGCACGACCCTGTCCGATTTCCGCTAGCGGGGGGCGCCGGGCGCTGTCAGGCTGCTCAGGTGATCCCCGAGTTCGACCAGTGCTACCGAGCGGTCGCGAGTCGCGACGCCCGCTTCGATGGCTGGTTCTTCACCGCCGTCACCTCGACGGGCGTCTACTGCCGGCCCAGCTGTCCTGCCCGCACACCCATGCAGTCCAACGTTCGCTTCTTCACCACCGCGGCGGCAGCCCACCTCGCGGGGTTCCGCGCCTGCAAGCGGTGTCGCCCCGACGCCACACCAGGGTCACCGGAGTGGAACGGACGCGCCGACCTGGTGGCTCGGGCCATGCGCTTGATCGCCGACGGGATCGTCGACCGTGAGGGCGTGACCGGGCTCGCCCGACGGCTCAGCTACAGCGAGCGACAGCTCAATCGGCTCCTGCTCGGAGAGGTCGGTGCCGGCCCCTTGGCCCTCGCCCGGGCCCAGCGGGCCCACACGGCGCGGGTCCTCATCGAGACGACGGACCTCAGCTTCGCCCACGTCGCCTTCGCATCCGGGTTCGCCAGCATCCGCCAGTTCAACGACACCATCCTCGCCGTGTTCGCCTCCAGCCCCACCGACCTCCGCCGGCGCACGAGGCGGCGCTCCGATCAGTCGGGAGGCGTCGCCCTCCGGCTGTCCTTTCGGAAGCCGCTCCACGTCGACGCCCTCCTTGGTTTCCTCGGGGCGCGAGCGATACCAGGCATGGAGGAGCACGCGGCGGGCGCGTACCGACGGACACTGCGGCTGCCGCACGGCGGGGGAGTGGTGGCGCTGCGCGACGGTGGCGGGCACATCGCGTCCCAGCTCCATCTGGACGACTGGCGCGACCTCGCTCCTGCCGTCCAGCGCTGTCGCCGCCTGCTGGACCTCGACGCCGATCCGACAGCCGTGGACGACGTTCTGGGCGCCGACCCGATCCTGGCGCCGCTCGTCGCCACCCGGCCGGGCCTCCGCATCCCGGGAGCGGTGGACGGCACCGAGATCGCCGTCCGCGCCGTCGTCGGTCAGCAGATCTCGGTGGCCGGTGCCCGCACCCTCACGGCGGAGCTCGTCAGCAGGCTGGGCAAGCCGCTGACGGCGGCAGACGGCACCCTCACCCACCAGTTTCCCGAGCCCGGCGCCCTCGCCGACGCCGATCCATCCTCGCTCGGACTCCCGTTGGCGCGGGGCCGCGCCCTTGTCGGGCTGGGTCGCTCGGTGGAGGCCGGTGACCTGGTGCTCGATCCCGGCGCCGACCGGGAGGCGGCGACCAGGAGTCTCCTCGACCAACCCGGGATCGGGCCCTGGACGGCCGGGTACGTGGCCATGCGGGCGCTCGGCCACCCGGACGTCCTCCTGGAGACGGACGCGGGTACCCGGCGGGCGTGCGGGCGCCTCGGGCTTCCTCGCGCGCCGGGTGACCTGTCCGAGCACGCCGAGCGATGGCGGCCATGGCGCTCCTACGCGCTGCAGCACCTTTGGGCCAGCCTCGCTCCCGCACCCACACGAAAGGAGACCGATGCCTGAGACCCTATGGACGATCGTGTCGAGTCCCGTTGGCGACCTGTTGTTGAGCGGCGACGGCAACTCCCTCGACACCCTCCGCGTCTCGGACAGCAGCCAACCGCCCGAGGCCCTCAATGGTCACGAGCGTGACGACGACGCCTTCGCCGAGGCCCGGACCCAGCTGGCCGAGTACTTCGACGGCGAGCGCACCACGTTCGAGCTCTCGCTCAGCCCCAGCGGAACGTCCTTCCAACTGCGGGTCTGGGAGGCCCTCCGCAAGATCCCCTACGCCGCCACGGCGAGCTATGGCGAGGTGGCCGCAGTGATCGGCAATCCCAGCGCGTCGCGCGCCGTGGGCCTGGCCAACGGCCGCAACCCAATCGCCATCGTCATCCCGTGCCATCGGGTGATCGGCGCCGACGGCAGCCTCGTCGGGTACGGGGGAGGGCTCGACCGCAAACGCCGCCTCCTGGAGCTGGAGGCCTCGAGTCTCGCCCGCCTTCGGCGCTGACCTCGGCCCCTCGGTGCCGGGCAAGTTTCGCGATCCCGGTTTAAGGTGGGCGTTGGCAGGTTGCCGGTGCCAGAGGGGGGCCGGTGTCAGGAGAGAGGAGCGCCGGTGCTAGGGGCCGAGCAAGCATCGTTCGACAAGCCAGACGAGGTTCGCACCTTCGAGAAGGGTCGGGTCGACATCATCAACGTCGGCGGGGCCGAGGTCGGTCGCCTCACGTTCGAGCCGGGCTGGCGGTGGTCCGAGCACGTGAAGCCGACGGCTGGCACCGACTGGTGCATGGCGCCGCATTTCCAGTACCACGTCTCCGGCATCCACCACATCCTTCTCTCCGACGGGACCGAGTTCGACTGCCATCCGGGCGACGTCGTCGCCCTGCCGACGCCCCACGACGGCTGGGTGGTGGGGGATGAACCGGTCGTCCTCATCGACTGGTGGGGGATCATCGGCTACGGGAAGTAGCCGACACCGGGACGGCTAGCCGGAGGTATCCGTCCCGGCCGCCTCACCCGCCAGTCGGCTCTGGCTCTCGCGACCCAGGCGGCTGTGGTGGTAGCCGTAGCCGGCGTACACGATCGTCCCGACGATGAGCCACACGCCGAAGCGGATCCAGGTCGTGAGCGACAGCTTGCTCATCAGCCACAACGAGAACCCGATGCCCGTGATCGGCACGAACGGCATCCATGGGCAGCGGAAGGTCCGCGGCAGCTCGGGCGAACGGTATCGCAACACGACGACCGCGCCGGAGACGACGATGAAAGCGACCAGGATGCCGATGTTGGTGAGCTCGGCCACCTGCAGGATGGGTACGAAGCCGCTGATCCCCGCGGCCACGATACCGATGATCCAGGTTGGCCGATGAGGGACCGCGTTGCGGTTGGTCTGCGCGAACCAGGCCGGTAGCAGACCGTCACGGCTGATGGCGTACCACACCCGCGAGGCGCCGAGGGCAACCGAGAACATCACGGTGATGATGCCGACGACGGCGCCGATGGCCACCACCCGGGCGACCTGAGTCTGGCCGATGACTTGGAACGCGGTCGCAAAGGCGCTCTTGGTGTTGATCTTCCGGTAATGCTGCATCCCGGTCAGGACCGTGGCGGCGACCAGGTAGAGAACTGTCGCGACCCCGAGGGACAGCAGGATCGCCTTGGGTAGCACCCGCTGGGCATCCCGCGATTCCTCGGCCGCGGTGCTCATGGCGTCGAAGCCGAACATGGCGAAGAACACCGTCGCCGCGCCGGTCACAGCGCCCCCGAACCCGTAGGGAAGATACGGCGCGTAGTTGCCGGTCTTGATGTAGAACGCACCGACCACGACCACCATGACGACGATGGCGATCTTCACGACGACGAGGACGGACTCAGCCCGCACGCTCGAGCGGATGCCCCGGTTGAGGAGGTAGGCGACCAACAGGCACAAGAGCACGGCGAACAGCTCCACCCTGTGCCCGTGCCCGGTCGACGGCGCGCCGAGCATCCACGACGGGAGGTGGATGCCGAAGCTCGTAAGCAAGGTGTTCAGATAGCCGGAGATGCCGATGGCGACGACAGCGGTGATGGCGGTGTACTCGAGCAGCAGGTCCCAACCGATGAACCACCCCACGATCTCGCCGAGCACGGAGGAGCCGTACGAGTACGCCGAGCCCGCCTTGGGGATCAGTCCGCCGAACTCCGCGTAGGCGAGGGCGGCACAGCCGGCGGCAATCGCGGCGATCACGAACGAGATCGTCACTCCCGGACCGGCGTTCGTCCGGGCCACTCCGCCGGCCAGCGTGAACATCCCGGCGCCGATGATCGCCCCGAGGCCGATGGCGGTGAGCGACCACAAGCCAAGCGACCGCTTCAGCTGCTGCTCCTCGGCGGGTTCGTGCAGGGCGATGGGCTTGCGGCGGAAGATG
Proteins encoded in this window:
- a CDS encoding carbonic anhydrase, whose protein sequence is MDELGTNRMSRRSLVRSGLASAGGIAAASALAACGSSGSTSAASTTTTVPVANGDEALQRLLAGNRRFVQGVAINQGRDSVQRAAVAETQTPFAIILGCADSRVTPEVLFDEGIGDLFLVRVAGNTANEAALLGSIEYGAAVLGSVLLMVLGHESCGAVKATIDHVQKGAQEPGHIEALVDPIIPAVQAVQGQPADQLVEAAVQQNVRLQVQQLSASTPLLAPLVSSGKLKVVGAEYHLTSGQVQLVS
- a CDS encoding TIM44-like domain-containing protein gives rise to the protein MFITFAPFLARAGGGIGGGGGSFSGGSFSGGGSHTFVGGSGFSSGGGGSAGGLGVLFILVPIIVLVLIFVSVGHRRSRHPARAPGWPASTDQGWPSGGSTTMAPSPARHVARTDAVAAGLAAIHAHDAGFDEDAFLATAERCFFAVEEAWNQQRPELSQPVMADEAWQRQKAEIESYRSAGKRNVLDNLTVAKATILDAESDDGHDVITVRFRAASANYDVDAASGRVVRGNHQMAFWEQDWVFRRSSKVTTEGGAASGQRCPNCGAPLDVDIAGVCKNCKASVRGSDADWMVLRASQAHHVPG
- a CDS encoding TetR family transcriptional regulator — translated: MAKTGRPEKPTREEKKAITRSRLVAAAATVFARRGFAGASLEEVADEAGLTKGAVYSNFESKDDLIRAVLHDRLDEPARAIPDLVSDELSIEDRAARAAELFVRQMEQDREAALLDVEFSIYLARNPEMVPRFSEGARELRRTMARAMEEWAARDGVPLPLDSDILVAGVFALGNGIRLARLSDPDSAPEDLFGKMLALVLSGSAAPEMARPDRPGGRAG
- a CDS encoding sulfotransferase — its product is MTVPAGSGLPDFLIIGAPKAGSTALHVALARHPDLYLSPVKEPKFFMCDGPPTPQRGPGDAHSVREWIWERDRYERLFAGAPAGARRGESTPFYLWDREAHRRMKALVPDVKLIAVLRNPVDRAYSNWTHMWCDGLEPEASFMQACLVEPERVADGWAPFWRYLELGRYGEQLEDLYRWFPPEQVHVLRYRDLVDEHDRTLDRICEFLGVRTGLISEAPSENVSTWVEPTPVNMALQAVVRAGADVGRWFPPRVWRRASAPVLAALHRRNGDRPELPAADRQRLADRFTDDVRRLEDLTGESYEDWLASPGRGTYSVRRSWGPSGRAIS
- a CDS encoding AlkA N-terminal domain-containing protein, which gives rise to MIPEFDQCYRAVASRDARFDGWFFTAVTSTGVYCRPSCPARTPMQSNVRFFTTAAAAHLAGFRACKRCRPDATPGSPEWNGRADLVARAMRLIADGIVDREGVTGLARRLSYSERQLNRLLLGEVGAGPLALARAQRAHTARVLIETTDLSFAHVAFASGFASIRQFNDTILAVFASSPTDLRRRTRRRSDQSGGVALRLSFRKPLHVDALLGFLGARAIPGMEEHAAGAYRRTLRLPHGGGVVALRDGGGHIASQLHLDDWRDLAPAVQRCRRLLDLDADPTAVDDVLGADPILAPLVATRPGLRIPGAVDGTEIAVRAVVGQQISVAGARTLTAELVSRLGKPLTAADGTLTHQFPEPGALADADPSSLGLPLARGRALVGLGRSVEAGDLVLDPGADREAATRSLLDQPGIGPWTAGYVAMRALGHPDVLLETDAGTRRACGRLGLPRAPGDLSEHAERWRPWRSYALQHLWASLAPAPTRKETDA
- a CDS encoding methylated-DNA--[protein]-cysteine S-methyltransferase — encoded protein: MPETLWTIVSSPVGDLLLSGDGNSLDTLRVSDSSQPPEALNGHERDDDAFAEARTQLAEYFDGERTTFELSLSPSGTSFQLRVWEALRKIPYAATASYGEVAAVIGNPSASRAVGLANGRNPIAIVIPCHRVIGADGSLVGYGGGLDRKRRLLELEASSLARLRR
- a CDS encoding cupin domain-containing protein codes for the protein MLGAEQASFDKPDEVRTFEKGRVDIINVGGAEVGRLTFEPGWRWSEHVKPTAGTDWCMAPHFQYHVSGIHHILLSDGTEFDCHPGDVVALPTPHDGWVVGDEPVVLIDWWGIIGYGK
- a CDS encoding amino acid permease, producing the protein MSTPQPDAAPPDLPGPTRTRGILHTGATGIFRRKPIALHEPAEEQQLKRSLGLWSLTAIGLGAIIGAGMFTLAGGVARTNAGPGVTISFVIAAIAAGCAALAYAEFGGLIPKAGSAYSYGSSVLGEIVGWFIGWDLLLEYTAITAVVAIGISGYLNTLLTSFGIHLPSWMLGAPSTGHGHRVELFAVLLCLLVAYLLNRGIRSSVRAESVLVVVKIAIVVMVVVVGAFYIKTGNYAPYLPYGFGGAVTGAATVFFAMFGFDAMSTAAEESRDAQRVLPKAILLSLGVATVLYLVAATVLTGMQHYRKINTKSAFATAFQVIGQTQVARVVAIGAVVGIITVMFSVALGASRVWYAISRDGLLPAWFAQTNRNAVPHRPTWIIGIVAAGISGFVPILQVAELTNIGILVAFIVVSGAVVVLRYRSPELPRTFRCPWMPFVPITGIGFSLWLMSKLSLTTWIRFGVWLIVGTIVYAGYGYHHSRLGRESQSRLAGEAAGTDTSG